A DNA window from Tissierellales bacterium contains the following coding sequences:
- the ilvC gene encoding ketol-acid reductoisomerase, whose product MVEVYYEKECNLEVLKGKKVAVIGYGSQGHAHSLNLHESGVDVRVGLYEGSKSWAKAEQAGLKVMTTEEATKEADVVMMLVNDEKQPAIYKQSVEPYLESGNALVFAHGFSIHYGQVQPPADVDVFLVAPKGPGHTVRSQYEEGKGVPTLIAVHQDASGKAKETALAYAAGIGGARAGVLETTFKEETETDLFGEQAVLCGGLCALIKAGFETLVEAGYKPEMAYFECLHEMKLIVDLVNKGGLSFMRYSISDTAEYGDYTAGPKVIADESKEAMRGILKDIQEGEFAKQWILENQANRPYFNSVKRIESEHEIEKVGKELREKMTWMKL is encoded by the coding sequence ATGGTAGAAGTTTATTACGAAAAAGAATGTAATCTCGAGGTACTAAAGGGAAAGAAAGTAGCAGTAATTGGATATGGAAGTCAGGGACATGCACATTCACTTAATCTTCATGAAAGCGGAGTAGATGTTCGCGTAGGACTATATGAGGGAAGCAAATCTTGGGCGAAAGCAGAACAAGCTGGGCTCAAGGTTATGACGACAGAAGAAGCTACAAAGGAAGCCGATGTAGTCATGATGCTAGTAAATGACGAGAAGCAACCAGCTATTTACAAGCAGAGCGTAGAGCCATATTTAGAGTCTGGAAATGCATTAGTATTTGCTCATGGATTTTCTATTCACTATGGACAGGTACAGCCTCCTGCGGATGTCGACGTATTCTTAGTTGCACCTAAGGGCCCAGGTCATACAGTTAGAAGTCAATATGAAGAAGGCAAAGGCGTTCCAACACTTATCGCAGTACATCAAGATGCAAGTGGAAAAGCAAAAGAAACAGCACTTGCATATGCAGCTGGAATTGGAGGAGCTAGAGCAGGAGTACTTGAGACTACATTTAAAGAGGAAACAGAGACGGATTTATTTGGAGAACAAGCGGTACTCTGTGGTGGACTTTGTGCACTTATCAAAGCTGGTTTTGAAACGTTAGTTGAAGCTGGATACAAACCAGAGATGGCATATTTTGAATGTCTACATGAAATGAAGCTTATCGTTGATTTGGTAAATAAAGGTGGACTTAGCTTTATGAGATACTCTATCAGTGATACCGCTGAATATGGAGATTATACAGCAGGTCCAAAGGTTATCGCAGACGAATCAAAAGAAGCTATGAGAGGAATATTAAAGGATATTCAAGAAGGTGAATTTGCTAAGCAGTGGATTTTAGAGAATCAAGCAAATAGACCGTATTTCAATTCAGTAAAGAGAATTGAGAGTGAACATGAGATTGAAAAAGTTGGTAAAGAGCTTCGTGAAAAGATGACTTGGATGAAGCTTTAA
- a CDS encoding 2-isopropylmalate synthase, translated as MKLSVARSRKKCKGEREMTRRIKIFDTTLRDGEQTPGVNLTIKEKINIAKQLERLGVDVIEAGFPVASEADFEAVKAVANTLENTTVAALCRAVKTDIERAWDAIKGAKKPRIHTFIATSPVHMTYKLEMTEPEVLDRAVEMVTYAKSLCDDIEFSAEDAYRSEPDFLCKLFAEVIKAGATVLNIPDTVGYALPTDYGEFIGYIMKHTEGIENVEISVHCHNDLGMAVANSLAGVQAGASQIECAINGLGERAGNAALEEIVMAIKTKSEQLDMETGVVSEQIYRTSKLVSSFVGIDVQPNKAVVGKNAFAHESGIHQHGVLKEKSTYEIMTPESIGIKEHSNIVLGKHSGRHAFDNYLQEMGLNLGKEELDDAFKKFKKVTDKKKQITARDIEAIVNSKKYFEETYKLKSFQIHSGNDMICTAAIEMEKGDELLTEVAVGNGSVDSAFKAVERTIGRQINLKDYGIRSVTDGKDALGEVTVKIKDGKKLFVGKSISQDIMEASVNAYVNAINKMIDEN; from the coding sequence ATAAAACTCTCAGTAGCCAGAAGTAGAAAGAAGTGCAAAGGAGAGAGAGAAATGACAAGACGAATAAAGATTTTTGATACAACTCTTAGAGATGGGGAGCAGACTCCCGGAGTAAATTTGACCATAAAGGAAAAAATAAATATAGCGAAACAACTAGAACGATTGGGCGTAGATGTCATAGAGGCTGGGTTTCCGGTAGCATCTGAGGCAGATTTTGAAGCAGTTAAAGCCGTCGCAAATACCCTTGAAAACACCACAGTAGCAGCGCTTTGTAGAGCAGTGAAGACAGACATCGAGCGTGCATGGGATGCAATCAAGGGGGCCAAAAAACCTAGAATTCATACCTTTATAGCGACATCTCCCGTACACATGACTTATAAATTAGAAATGACAGAGCCAGAGGTTCTAGATAGGGCAGTGGAGATGGTAACTTATGCAAAGAGCTTATGTGATGATATCGAATTTTCAGCAGAAGATGCTTATCGAAGCGAACCAGATTTCCTGTGTAAACTTTTTGCAGAGGTTATAAAGGCCGGCGCGACTGTTCTGAATATACCAGACACCGTTGGCTATGCCCTCCCTACAGATTATGGTGAATTTATAGGATACATCATGAAACACACAGAAGGTATAGAAAATGTAGAAATTAGCGTCCATTGTCACAATGACTTAGGGATGGCAGTAGCAAATAGTTTAGCAGGAGTGCAGGCAGGAGCTAGTCAGATAGAATGTGCCATTAATGGACTTGGAGAAAGAGCAGGAAATGCAGCACTTGAAGAAATCGTAATGGCGATAAAGACAAAGAGTGAGCAGCTTGATATGGAGACAGGAGTTGTTAGTGAACAAATATATAGAACGAGTAAACTTGTAAGTTCATTTGTGGGGATAGATGTACAGCCAAACAAAGCAGTAGTTGGTAAAAATGCATTTGCTCATGAATCAGGGATACATCAGCATGGTGTACTTAAAGAAAAGAGCACATATGAGATTATGACACCGGAGTCTATAGGTATAAAGGAGCACTCAAATATAGTACTTGGTAAACACTCTGGAAGACATGCATTTGATAATTATTTACAAGAAATGGGACTTAATTTAGGCAAAGAAGAATTAGATGATGCATTTAAGAAATTCAAAAAAGTGACAGATAAGAAAAAGCAGATTACAGCTAGAGATATAGAAGCGATAGTAAATTCTAAAAAATACTTTGAGGAGACATATAAATTAAAATCATTCCAGATACACAGTGGAAATGACATGATATGTACAGCTGCTATAGAGATGGAAAAAGGAGACGAATTGCTTACAGAAGTTGCAGTTGGAAATGGTTCAGTTGACTCGGCATTTAAGGCAGTTGAGAGAACTATAGGCAGACAGATAAATTTGAAAGACTACGGTATACGATCTGTAACAGATGGAAAAGATGCTCTTGGAGAGGTTACAGTAAAGATAAAAGATGGCAAGAAACTTTTTGTAGGCAAGTCAATTTCCCAGGACATAATGGAAGCTAGTGTAAACGCATACGTCAATGCGATAAACAAAATGATCGACGAAAATTAA
- the cimA gene encoding citramalate synthase encodes MKEKVYLFDSTLRDGSQAQGISFSVNDKLKIVRKLDEIKVDYIEAGNPASNPKDMEFFEKIKDLKLNHSKLCAFGSTRRPNTLVTEDSGLQDLLKADTEAVAIFGKSWDFHVTDIIRTSLEENLAMVEESIAYLKKHGKEVTFDAEHFFDGYKENKAYAIQVITRANEAGADWIALCDTNGGTLPSEIQEIVNYLTKECGFKNLGIHCHNDGGLAVANSIVAVECGVRQVQGTFNGIGERCGNANLSTIAGNLQLKMGYEVLPREEVQNLMATSRYLSEVSNLNPDDREPYVGAYAFAHKGGMHIDAVKKNTKSFEHISPESVGNERKILMSEVAGRSTIMAMVQKVNPNIQKNSKETKSIIEKLKSLEHEGYQFEGAESSFEILVRKELGMYTPSFKLLEYKVITDQPSVTENSALATIKLEVNGVEEVTAAAGNGPVNALDNALRKALSVFYEPIARMYLKDYKVRVISGDKATSAKVRVIIESTDGKSTWNTVGVSHDIIEASWEALVDSVDYLIVKEAN; translated from the coding sequence ATGAAAGAAAAGGTATATCTATTCGACAGTACCCTGAGGGACGGGTCGCAGGCTCAAGGAATTTCATTTAGTGTAAATGATAAATTGAAGATAGTTAGAAAACTAGATGAAATCAAAGTAGACTATATCGAAGCAGGCAACCCGGCATCCAATCCGAAAGATATGGAGTTTTTTGAAAAAATAAAAGATTTAAAGTTAAATCATTCAAAGCTATGTGCATTTGGAAGTACTAGAAGACCAAATACATTGGTAACGGAAGATAGTGGTTTACAAGACTTGTTGAAAGCAGACACAGAAGCAGTTGCTATATTTGGAAAGTCGTGGGATTTTCACGTTACAGATATTATAAGGACTAGTTTGGAAGAGAATTTAGCTATGGTTGAAGAGAGTATAGCATATCTAAAAAAACACGGCAAAGAAGTGACATTTGACGCAGAACATTTCTTTGATGGATACAAGGAAAATAAAGCATATGCTATACAGGTTATAACGAGAGCAAATGAAGCGGGAGCAGATTGGATAGCACTTTGCGATACAAATGGTGGAACGCTTCCTTCTGAAATACAAGAAATAGTAAATTACCTTACAAAGGAATGTGGATTCAAAAATTTAGGAATACATTGTCACAATGATGGAGGACTTGCAGTAGCGAATTCAATAGTAGCAGTTGAATGTGGAGTTAGACAAGTGCAAGGAACATTTAATGGAATCGGAGAGAGATGTGGAAATGCAAATCTCAGCACTATAGCTGGAAATCTACAGCTGAAAATGGGGTATGAAGTCCTTCCTAGAGAAGAGGTTCAAAATCTCATGGCAACATCTAGGTATTTGAGTGAAGTGAGTAATCTAAATCCAGACGATAGAGAACCATATGTTGGAGCATATGCATTTGCTCACAAGGGTGGAATGCACATAGATGCGGTAAAGAAAAATACGAAATCATTTGAACATATATCACCTGAGAGTGTTGGAAATGAGAGAAAAATTCTCATGTCGGAGGTAGCTGGCAGAAGTACTATAATGGCGATGGTTCAAAAAGTAAATCCTAATATACAAAAAAATTCTAAAGAGACTAAATCGATTATAGAAAAGTTAAAATCGCTAGAACATGAAGGATATCAATTTGAAGGAGCAGAGAGCAGTTTTGAAATTTTAGTTAGAAAAGAGCTAGGGATGTATACACCTTCGTTTAAACTTCTAGAGTACAAGGTAATTACAGATCAGCCAAGTGTTACTGAAAATAGTGCACTTGCGACTATAAAACTAGAGGTAAATGGAGTAGAAGAAGTTACGGCAGCTGCGGGAAATGGTCCTGTAAATGCACTAGATAATGCACTTCGAAAAGCATTAAGTGTATTTTATGAACCCATAGCTAGAATGTATTTGAAAGACTACAAAGTAAGAGTAATAAGTGGAGACAAGGCAACTAGTGCTAAGGTACGAGTTATCATAGAATCCACAGATGGAAAATCGACATGGAATACAGTTGGGGTGTCGCACGACATTATAGAGGCGAGCTGGGAAGCACTAGTCGATTCAGTAGATTATTTAATCGTTAAGGAGGCCAATTGA
- the leuC gene encoding 3-isopropylmalate dehydratase large subunit has product MKKPMTMTQKILAAHAGVDYVEAGQLITADLDLVLGNDVTTPVAIKAFEGAEKKEVFHKDKVALVPDHFTPNKDIKSAEHCKCIREFAYDKEITNYFEIGEMGIEHCLLPEKGLVIAGDVVIGADSHTCTYGALGAFSTGVGSTDMGVGMATGKAWFKVPEAIKFVLKGKPAPWVSGKDVILHIIGMIGVDGALYKSMEYVGDGLEYLSMDDRFTIANMAIEAGAKNGIFPVDEKTKEYMDGRTDREYRVFEADEDAEYSEVYEIDMTSLRPTVAFPHLPENTKTIDDVGEVEIDQVVIGSCTNGRMEDLRAAAAVLKGKKVKKGIRLIVFPGTQQIYLEAMEEGLVRTFIEAGGIVSTPTCGPCLGGHMGILAAGERAVATTNRNFVGRMGHPKSEVYLASPVVAAASAITGKISSPEEVK; this is encoded by the coding sequence ATGAAAAAACCAATGACAATGACCCAAAAAATATTAGCCGCACATGCAGGGGTAGATTATGTAGAGGCGGGACAATTGATTACAGCAGACTTAGACTTAGTTCTAGGAAACGACGTTACAACGCCAGTTGCTATAAAGGCATTTGAAGGTGCAGAAAAAAAGGAAGTTTTTCACAAAGATAAGGTAGCGTTAGTTCCAGATCACTTTACACCAAACAAGGATATAAAATCAGCAGAACATTGTAAGTGCATCAGAGAGTTTGCATACGATAAAGAGATTACAAACTATTTTGAAATAGGTGAAATGGGAATTGAGCATTGCTTGCTTCCAGAAAAAGGACTTGTAATTGCTGGAGATGTGGTGATAGGAGCTGATTCACATACTTGTACTTACGGAGCACTTGGAGCGTTTTCCACAGGGGTTGGAAGTACAGATATGGGAGTCGGAATGGCGACAGGTAAAGCATGGTTTAAAGTACCAGAGGCTATAAAATTTGTGCTAAAGGGAAAGCCAGCACCTTGGGTATCTGGAAAGGATGTCATACTTCATATCATAGGAATGATTGGAGTAGATGGAGCGCTTTATAAATCTATGGAATATGTAGGCGATGGACTTGAGTACCTTTCTATGGATGATAGATTTACCATAGCAAATATGGCTATCGAGGCAGGTGCTAAAAATGGAATATTTCCAGTAGATGAAAAGACTAAAGAATATATGGATGGAAGAACTGATAGAGAGTATAGAGTTTTCGAAGCAGATGAAGATGCAGAGTATAGCGAAGTTTACGAAATAGATATGACATCGCTTAGACCTACTGTAGCATTCCCACATCTTCCAGAAAATACAAAAACTATAGATGATGTTGGTGAAGTAGAGATAGATCAAGTAGTTATTGGATCATGTACAAATGGCAGGATGGAAGATCTTAGAGCTGCTGCTGCGGTTTTAAAAGGCAAGAAGGTTAAAAAAGGAATTCGATTAATAGTATTTCCGGGCACACAGCAAATTTACTTGGAAGCTATGGAAGAAGGATTGGTCAGAACATTCATTGAGGCAGGTGGTATAGTTAGTACTCCAACTTGTGGACCGTGTTTAGGCGGTCATATGGGAATATTAGCAGCTGGCGAAAGAGCTGTTGCAACGACAAATCGAAATTTTGTTGGAAGAATGGGACATCCAAAGAGCGAGGTATATCTTGCAAGTCCAGTAGTAGCGGCTGCATCAGCCATCACTGGAAAAATATCATCACCAGAGGAGGTAAAGTAG
- the leuD gene encoding 3-isopropylmalate dehydratase small subunit, with amino-acid sequence MKANGSVLKYGDNIDTDVIIPARYLNTSVPEELAKHCMEDLDDKFLEKLNQGDIVVAEKNFGCGSSREHAPICIKAAGVSCVIAKSFARIFYRNSINIGFPILECEKAVDDAETGHKLEVDFKSGTITNQTLGKTYKAQPFPEFMIKLMENDGLVESVKKNLF; translated from the coding sequence ATGAAGGCAAACGGAAGCGTATTAAAATACGGAGATAATATAGATACAGATGTAATCATACCAGCTAGATATTTGAATACATCAGTGCCAGAGGAACTTGCAAAGCATTGTATGGAGGACTTAGATGACAAGTTTTTGGAGAAACTCAATCAGGGAGATATAGTAGTAGCGGAGAAAAACTTTGGATGTGGATCGTCGAGAGAACATGCTCCAATTTGTATAAAAGCAGCAGGAGTATCGTGCGTAATAGCCAAGAGTTTTGCAAGAATATTCTATAGAAATTCTATAAATATAGGATTTCCAATACTAGAATGTGAGAAGGCAGTAGACGATGCAGAGACAGGACATAAATTAGAAGTAGATTTTAAAAGCGGAACGATAACGAACCAAACTCTAGGAAAGACGTACAAGGCTCAGCCATTCCCAGAGTTTATGATAAAGCTTATGGAAAATGACGGATTAGTGGAAAGTGTAAAAAAGAACTTGTTTTAG